One part of the Osmerus mordax isolate fOsmMor3 chromosome 18, fOsmMor3.pri, whole genome shotgun sequence genome encodes these proteins:
- the pals2b gene encoding MAGUK p55 subfamily member 6b isoform X1: MVLAMEDACPNGVEVEPPPDGPAEAAAAAGEEGVEEPALGADTPGAMQQVLDNLGELPNSTGAKDIDLIFLRGIMESPIAHERLEDVKLEAVQDNNVELVTEILGDISSLSVRDDSAAELSRILQEPHFQSLLEAHDMVASKGYEAPPPTDMTNDALVNSALMQADAVRMIGIRKKAGEPLGVTFRVEKDDLVIARILHGAMIDRQGLLHVGDIIKEVNGRDVGNNPTELQEMLKDCSGGITLKILPSYRDAPAPPQVYVQPHFDYNPASDSLIPCQEAGLAFKRGDVLQIVNREDPNWWQACHLVEGATGLIPSQFLEEKRKAFVPRDFDGSGILCGTIAAKKKKKMMYLTAKNAEFDRHELQIYEEVAKMPPFQRKTLVLIGAQGVGRRSLKNRLVVLNPTRFGATIPFTSRRPRDDELDGNSYSFVGRPEMEADVRAGRFLEHGEYDGNLYGTKMDSIHEVVDTGRTCILDVNPQALKVLKTAEFMPYVVFIAAPEFETLKSMHKAVVDAGITSKQLTDVDLRRTVDESARIQRAYSHYFDLTIVNDNLDHAFEILQAAVDKLCSEPQWVPVNWVY, encoded by the exons ATGGTCCTAGCCATGGAGGACGCCTGTCCCAacggggtggaggtggagcccCCCCCAGACGGGCCGGCAGAGGCAGCGGCAGCAgccggagaggagggggtcgaGGAGCCCGCGCTGGGGGCCGACACACCAGGAG CGATGCAGCAGGTGTTGGATAACCTGGGCGAGTTGCCCAACTCTACGGGGGCCAAGGACATCGACCTCATCTTCCTGCGAGGCATCATGGAGAGTCCTATT GCTCACGAGCGATTGGAGGATGTGAAGTTAGAGGCAGTCCAGGACAACAACGTGGAGCTGGTTACTGAGATCCTGGGAGACATCAGCAGCCTCAGCGTCCGTGACGACAGCGCTGCAGAACTCTCCAGAATCCTTCAGGAACCCCACTTCCAG TCGCTTCTGGAGGCCCATGATATGGTGGCGTCAAAGGGTTACGAGGCCCCTCCCCCTACCGATATGACGAATGATGCGTTGGTGAACAGTGCCCTGATGCAGGCCGATGCTGTGCGCATGATCGGCATCCGCAAGAAGGCCGGCGAACCGCTG GGTGTGACGTTCCGCGTGGAGAAGGACGACCTGGTCATCGCCAGGATCCTGCATGGCGCCATGATTGACAGACAGGGGCTGCTGCACGTCGGTGACATCATCAAGGAAGTGAATGGGCGGGACGTAGGGAACAACCCCACTGAGCTGCAGGAGATGCTGAAGGACTGCAGCGGAGGAATCACCCTTAAGATCTTGCCCAGTTACAGAGATGCCCCGGCCCCaccgcag GTGTACGTGCAGCCACACTTTGACTACAACCCGGCCAGCGACAGCCTGATCCCCTGCCAGGAGGCGGGGCTTGCCTTCAAGCGTGGGGATGTTCTTCAGATCGTCAACAGAGAGGACCCCAACTGGTGGCAG GCGTGTCATCTGGTTGAGGGGGCAACAGGACTGATTCCCAGTCAGttcctggaggagaagaggaaagccTTCGTCCCACGAGACTTTGACGGCTCAG GGATCCTTTGCGGGACAATTGctgcaaagaagaagaagaaaatgatGTACTTAACGGCCAAGAACGCAG AGTTTGACAGGCACGAGCTGCAGATCTACGAGGAGGTGGCAAAGATGCCACCCTTCCAGAGGAAGACGCTCGTTCTGATTGGTGCTCAGGGGGTGGGCCGCCGCAGCCTGAAGAACCGATTGGTGGTGCTCAACCCCACCCGCTTCGGCGCCACTATACCCT TCACCTCACGGCGTCCCCGTGACGACGAGCTGGACGGCAACTCGTACAGCTTCGTGGGTCGGCCGGAGATGGAGGCAGACGTGAGGGCGGGCCGTTTCCTGGAGCACGGCGAGTACGACGGGAACCTCTACGGCACCAAGATGGATTCCATCCATGAGGTGGTGGACACAGGACGCACCTGCATCCTGGATGTCAACCCACAG GCCCTGAAAGTCCTGAAAACAGCAGAGTTCATGCCATACGTTGTATTTATCGCTGCGCCGGAGTTTGAGACTCTCAAGTCCATGCACAAAGCTGTGGTGGACGCCGGCATCACCTCCAAACAGCTCACA gacgtGGACCTGAGAAGGACGGTGGACGAGAGCGCACGGATTCAGAGGGCCTACAGCCACTACTTTGACCTCACCATCGTCAACGACAACTTGGACCATGCCTTTGAGATACTACAGGCCGCCGTGGACAAACTCTGCTCTGAACCGCAGTGGGTTCCAGTCAACTGGGTCTACTGA
- the pals2b gene encoding MAGUK p55 subfamily member 6b isoform X3, with protein MQQVLDNLGELPNSTGAKDIDLIFLRGIMESPIAHERLEDVKLEAVQDNNVELVTEILGDISSLSVRDDSAAELSRILQEPHFQSLLEAHDMVASKGYEAPPPTDMTNDALVNSALMQADAVRMIGIRKKAGEPLGVTFRVEKDDLVIARILHGAMIDRQGLLHVGDIIKEVNGRDVGNNPTELQEMLKDCSGGITLKILPSYRDAPAPPQVYVQPHFDYNPASDSLIPCQEAGLAFKRGDVLQIVNREDPNWWQACHLVEGATGLIPSQFLEEKRKAFVPRDFDGSGILCGTIAAKKKKKMMYLTAKNAEFDRHELQIYEEVAKMPPFQRKTLVLIGAQGVGRRSLKNRLVVLNPTRFGATIPFTSRRPRDDELDGNSYSFVGRPEMEADVRAGRFLEHGEYDGNLYGTKMDSIHEVVDTGRTCILDVNPQALKVLKTAEFMPYVVFIAAPEFETLKSMHKAVVDAGITSKQLTDVDLRRTVDESARIQRAYSHYFDLTIVNDNLDHAFEILQAAVDKLCSEPQWVPVNWVY; from the exons ATGCAGCAGGTGTTGGATAACCTGGGCGAGTTGCCCAACTCTACGGGGGCCAAGGACATCGACCTCATCTTCCTGCGAGGCATCATGGAGAGTCCTATT GCTCACGAGCGATTGGAGGATGTGAAGTTAGAGGCAGTCCAGGACAACAACGTGGAGCTGGTTACTGAGATCCTGGGAGACATCAGCAGCCTCAGCGTCCGTGACGACAGCGCTGCAGAACTCTCCAGAATCCTTCAGGAACCCCACTTCCAG TCGCTTCTGGAGGCCCATGATATGGTGGCGTCAAAGGGTTACGAGGCCCCTCCCCCTACCGATATGACGAATGATGCGTTGGTGAACAGTGCCCTGATGCAGGCCGATGCTGTGCGCATGATCGGCATCCGCAAGAAGGCCGGCGAACCGCTG GGTGTGACGTTCCGCGTGGAGAAGGACGACCTGGTCATCGCCAGGATCCTGCATGGCGCCATGATTGACAGACAGGGGCTGCTGCACGTCGGTGACATCATCAAGGAAGTGAATGGGCGGGACGTAGGGAACAACCCCACTGAGCTGCAGGAGATGCTGAAGGACTGCAGCGGAGGAATCACCCTTAAGATCTTGCCCAGTTACAGAGATGCCCCGGCCCCaccgcag GTGTACGTGCAGCCACACTTTGACTACAACCCGGCCAGCGACAGCCTGATCCCCTGCCAGGAGGCGGGGCTTGCCTTCAAGCGTGGGGATGTTCTTCAGATCGTCAACAGAGAGGACCCCAACTGGTGGCAG GCGTGTCATCTGGTTGAGGGGGCAACAGGACTGATTCCCAGTCAGttcctggaggagaagaggaaagccTTCGTCCCACGAGACTTTGACGGCTCAG GGATCCTTTGCGGGACAATTGctgcaaagaagaagaagaaaatgatGTACTTAACGGCCAAGAACGCAG AGTTTGACAGGCACGAGCTGCAGATCTACGAGGAGGTGGCAAAGATGCCACCCTTCCAGAGGAAGACGCTCGTTCTGATTGGTGCTCAGGGGGTGGGCCGCCGCAGCCTGAAGAACCGATTGGTGGTGCTCAACCCCACCCGCTTCGGCGCCACTATACCCT TCACCTCACGGCGTCCCCGTGACGACGAGCTGGACGGCAACTCGTACAGCTTCGTGGGTCGGCCGGAGATGGAGGCAGACGTGAGGGCGGGCCGTTTCCTGGAGCACGGCGAGTACGACGGGAACCTCTACGGCACCAAGATGGATTCCATCCATGAGGTGGTGGACACAGGACGCACCTGCATCCTGGATGTCAACCCACAG GCCCTGAAAGTCCTGAAAACAGCAGAGTTCATGCCATACGTTGTATTTATCGCTGCGCCGGAGTTTGAGACTCTCAAGTCCATGCACAAAGCTGTGGTGGACGCCGGCATCACCTCCAAACAGCTCACA gacgtGGACCTGAGAAGGACGGTGGACGAGAGCGCACGGATTCAGAGGGCCTACAGCCACTACTTTGACCTCACCATCGTCAACGACAACTTGGACCATGCCTTTGAGATACTACAGGCCGCCGTGGACAAACTCTGCTCTGAACCGCAGTGGGTTCCAGTCAACTGGGTCTACTGA
- the pals2b gene encoding MAGUK p55 subfamily member 6b isoform X2 → MITAMQQVLDNLGELPNSTGAKDIDLIFLRGIMESPIAHERLEDVKLEAVQDNNVELVTEILGDISSLSVRDDSAAELSRILQEPHFQSLLEAHDMVASKGYEAPPPTDMTNDALVNSALMQADAVRMIGIRKKAGEPLGVTFRVEKDDLVIARILHGAMIDRQGLLHVGDIIKEVNGRDVGNNPTELQEMLKDCSGGITLKILPSYRDAPAPPQVYVQPHFDYNPASDSLIPCQEAGLAFKRGDVLQIVNREDPNWWQACHLVEGATGLIPSQFLEEKRKAFVPRDFDGSGILCGTIAAKKKKKMMYLTAKNAEFDRHELQIYEEVAKMPPFQRKTLVLIGAQGVGRRSLKNRLVVLNPTRFGATIPFTSRRPRDDELDGNSYSFVGRPEMEADVRAGRFLEHGEYDGNLYGTKMDSIHEVVDTGRTCILDVNPQALKVLKTAEFMPYVVFIAAPEFETLKSMHKAVVDAGITSKQLTDVDLRRTVDESARIQRAYSHYFDLTIVNDNLDHAFEILQAAVDKLCSEPQWVPVNWVY, encoded by the exons atgaTCACAG CGATGCAGCAGGTGTTGGATAACCTGGGCGAGTTGCCCAACTCTACGGGGGCCAAGGACATCGACCTCATCTTCCTGCGAGGCATCATGGAGAGTCCTATT GCTCACGAGCGATTGGAGGATGTGAAGTTAGAGGCAGTCCAGGACAACAACGTGGAGCTGGTTACTGAGATCCTGGGAGACATCAGCAGCCTCAGCGTCCGTGACGACAGCGCTGCAGAACTCTCCAGAATCCTTCAGGAACCCCACTTCCAG TCGCTTCTGGAGGCCCATGATATGGTGGCGTCAAAGGGTTACGAGGCCCCTCCCCCTACCGATATGACGAATGATGCGTTGGTGAACAGTGCCCTGATGCAGGCCGATGCTGTGCGCATGATCGGCATCCGCAAGAAGGCCGGCGAACCGCTG GGTGTGACGTTCCGCGTGGAGAAGGACGACCTGGTCATCGCCAGGATCCTGCATGGCGCCATGATTGACAGACAGGGGCTGCTGCACGTCGGTGACATCATCAAGGAAGTGAATGGGCGGGACGTAGGGAACAACCCCACTGAGCTGCAGGAGATGCTGAAGGACTGCAGCGGAGGAATCACCCTTAAGATCTTGCCCAGTTACAGAGATGCCCCGGCCCCaccgcag GTGTACGTGCAGCCACACTTTGACTACAACCCGGCCAGCGACAGCCTGATCCCCTGCCAGGAGGCGGGGCTTGCCTTCAAGCGTGGGGATGTTCTTCAGATCGTCAACAGAGAGGACCCCAACTGGTGGCAG GCGTGTCATCTGGTTGAGGGGGCAACAGGACTGATTCCCAGTCAGttcctggaggagaagaggaaagccTTCGTCCCACGAGACTTTGACGGCTCAG GGATCCTTTGCGGGACAATTGctgcaaagaagaagaagaaaatgatGTACTTAACGGCCAAGAACGCAG AGTTTGACAGGCACGAGCTGCAGATCTACGAGGAGGTGGCAAAGATGCCACCCTTCCAGAGGAAGACGCTCGTTCTGATTGGTGCTCAGGGGGTGGGCCGCCGCAGCCTGAAGAACCGATTGGTGGTGCTCAACCCCACCCGCTTCGGCGCCACTATACCCT TCACCTCACGGCGTCCCCGTGACGACGAGCTGGACGGCAACTCGTACAGCTTCGTGGGTCGGCCGGAGATGGAGGCAGACGTGAGGGCGGGCCGTTTCCTGGAGCACGGCGAGTACGACGGGAACCTCTACGGCACCAAGATGGATTCCATCCATGAGGTGGTGGACACAGGACGCACCTGCATCCTGGATGTCAACCCACAG GCCCTGAAAGTCCTGAAAACAGCAGAGTTCATGCCATACGTTGTATTTATCGCTGCGCCGGAGTTTGAGACTCTCAAGTCCATGCACAAAGCTGTGGTGGACGCCGGCATCACCTCCAAACAGCTCACA gacgtGGACCTGAGAAGGACGGTGGACGAGAGCGCACGGATTCAGAGGGCCTACAGCCACTACTTTGACCTCACCATCGTCAACGACAACTTGGACCATGCCTTTGAGATACTACAGGCCGCCGTGGACAAACTCTGCTCTGAACCGCAGTGGGTTCCAGTCAACTGGGTCTACTGA